Part of the Synergistales bacterium genome is shown below.
GGAGGCCAGAGCCCTGATGCGCCGGCATATCATCTATGCCTGGGACCGTCTGTCGTCAAAGGGAGAGACGGTCCGGGAACCATAGTGTTCCTCTTGCGTCAACAGCTGGTACAATCCACTGGACGTCACACTCGCGAGGAGGAATCCATATGAAGGGCACCATCGTCGCCGTATGTACCGCCGCCGGCAAGGGAACGCACAAAGAGGATATCCGTCGGGGAAGGCTCGTGGAGGGACGGGGGCTCGAAGGCGACGCCCACGCGGGCTTTGCCCACCGGCAGGTGAGCATGCTCTCCCTGGAGGATATCGAAGGCATGCAGGAGCAGCTCCCGGCACTCCGGCCGGGAAGCTTTGCGGAGAATCTGACCGTCCGGGACATGGACCTTTCGACGCTCCAGCTCGGCGACAGACTGCAGGTCGGCGAGGCCCTCCTGGAGCTCAGCCAGATCGGCAAGGAGTGTCACAGCCGGTGTGAGATCTTCCACCAGACAGGGGACTGCATCATGCCGCGCAAGGGGCTCTTTTTCAGGGTCCTCCGCGGCGGCGAGGTGGCGGCAGGCGATACCGTTCATCTCCTGTAACATGACCGAAAGGGGGAACCGGCAGCGTCGGAAGGTCTGATTGCATACACCTTCTCCCCTTGACGGACGTTGGTTCTGGGACTTTAATGGAGCCGAATGGCCTATCTTTCATGAGGAGGGTTTTGTATGACAACGCTTATTGTTGCAATTGGGGTCCTGGTCTACGTCGGTCTCTACATGACCTACGGGAAGAGGCTGGCGACCAAGATCGTCAAGGCCTCCGACGAGAACGAGACGCCGGCGTCGCGGATGTACGACGGCGTGGACTACGTGCCGGCCAAGACGCCGGTGCTCTTCGGGCACCACTTCGCCTCCATCGCCGGGGCGGCGCCGATCATCGGGCCGGTCATCGCCATGGGCTGGGGCTGGGTGCCGGCACTGCTCTGGGTCTGGTTCGGCAACATCTTCATCGGGGCCGTCCACGACTACCTGGCGCTGATGGCCTCGGTCCGCTACGACGGCCGCTCCGTGCAGTTCGTCGCCTCAGACCTCATCTCCAAACGGACCGGAAAGCTCTTCTACTGGCTCGTCTTTTTCCTCCTGATCCTGGTCATCGCCGCCTTCGGCGCCGTCATCGGCGGCATGTTCGTCAGCGATCCCGCCGTCCCCTCGGCCTTCTTCCTGATGGTCATCGCGGCGCTGATCCTGGGCATCCTCATGTACCGGGTGAAGATGAACTTCGGCCCCGCCACGATCATCGGGATCATCCTGCTCGTGGCCGCCATCTTCTTCGGCAAGCAGATGCCCTTCGAGGCAAGCTACAACACCTGGATGATCGTGCTCTTCTTCTACATCATCATCGCCTCGGCCATCCCGGTGAACATCCTGCTGCAGCCGCGGGACTACCTCAACTCCTGGCTGCTCTACTTCGGTCTGGCCATCGGCGCCATCGGCGCGGTCTTCAGCTTCCACGGCTTTACGGCGCCGGCGTTCACCTCCTTCGCCCCCATCGTCTCGGGCGGCCAGCCGAGCCCCTTCTGGCCGGTGATCCCGCTGGTCATCGCCTGCGGCTCTCTCTCGGGCTTCCACGCGCTGGTCGGTTCGGGGACATCCTCCAAACAGCTGGAGAAGGAGCATGAAGGCCTGATCATCGGCTACGGCGCCATGCTGACCGAGGGCTTCCTCTCCACGCTGGTCGTTGTGGCCGTGGCGGGCTTCGGTCTGGGGCTCATCACCGAGGCGACCGGCGAAGCGAAGGAGACCCTGACAGCCGCCAACTGGGGGCAGAACTATGTCAAGGCCATGATGGGCACCTACCCCAAGGCGGCCATGTTCACCAACGCCTACGCCCAGATGGTGGCCACCACCTGGCTGAACTTCATCCCCACCGCTATCGTGAAACTCATCGCCGGGATGTGGGTGGCCTCCTTCGCCCTGACCACACTGGACACCACCAACCGCCTGGCCCGCTACACCCTCTCGGAGATCTGCCTGCCGCTGAAGCGGGGCAGCGAAGGGCTCTACAACACCCTCACCAACCCCTGGGTCGCCTCCACCATCCCTGCCGCAATCGGGATCTATCTCGCCTGGAGCGGCAACTTCACCATGCTCTGGCCGTCCTTCGGTTCGGCGAACCAGCTGATCGCATCCATCGCCCTCCTCACCGGCACGGCGTGGGTCAAAAAACGCCTGGGCAGCAACTGCACCATGGCGCTGATCCCGGCCTACCTCCTGTGGATCACCGTAACGGCGGCCATCGCCTGGTTCAGCTTCGTGGTCCTGCCCGGAACGATCCAGTCCAATCCGGCCAACGGCATCACCGTAGCCGTCATCGAGGCCGCCATGTTCATCATGAGCATCATCTTCATCTACGATTTCATGAAGAACAAGGACAAGGCCTGCGGCGAGAAACCGGAGATCTAGAGGAAACGTGAACGTTGACACCCAGTGAAACAGGCGGAGAGAGCGGCATGCTCCGGAAGGTCGCGGAGAGCATCCGCTCTCTCATCGCCATCATGGACGAATCGCACAGGGACAAGGCCACCGAACTGACCCGCTTCGAGGTCAAGGAGCTGGAGAACCTCTTTGTGCTGCTGCTCATGGGGTCGTTCACCGGCGTGCCCGCGCCGCCGTCGTT
Proteins encoded:
- a CDS encoding MOSC domain-containing protein — translated: MKGTIVAVCTAAGKGTHKEDIRRGRLVEGRGLEGDAHAGFAHRQVSMLSLEDIEGMQEQLPALRPGSFAENLTVRDMDLSTLQLGDRLQVGEALLELSQIGKECHSRCEIFHQTGDCIMPRKGLFFRVLRGGEVAAGDTVHLL
- a CDS encoding carbon starvation protein A, encoding MTTLIVAIGVLVYVGLYMTYGKRLATKIVKASDENETPASRMYDGVDYVPAKTPVLFGHHFASIAGAAPIIGPVIAMGWGWVPALLWVWFGNIFIGAVHDYLALMASVRYDGRSVQFVASDLISKRTGKLFYWLVFFLLILVIAAFGAVIGGMFVSDPAVPSAFFLMVIAALILGILMYRVKMNFGPATIIGIILLVAAIFFGKQMPFEASYNTWMIVLFFYIIIASAIPVNILLQPRDYLNSWLLYFGLAIGAIGAVFSFHGFTAPAFTSFAPIVSGGQPSPFWPVIPLVIACGSLSGFHALVGSGTSSKQLEKEHEGLIIGYGAMLTEGFLSTLVVVAVAGFGLGLITEATGEAKETLTAANWGQNYVKAMMGTYPKAAMFTNAYAQMVATTWLNFIPTAIVKLIAGMWVASFALTTLDTTNRLARYTLSEICLPLKRGSEGLYNTLTNPWVASTIPAAIGIYLAWSGNFTMLWPSFGSANQLIASIALLTGTAWVKKRLGSNCTMALIPAYLLWITVTAAIAWFSFVVLPGTIQSNPANGITVAVIEAAMFIMSIIFIYDFMKNKDKACGEKPEI